One genomic segment of Gemmatimonadota bacterium includes these proteins:
- a CDS encoding dihydrodipicolinate reductase produces MAQAIRAEAEAAGETVVTTIARGENPAGEGITASRLTGAEVVFEFSTPEAVVDNLRALHPLGLAVVCGTTGWDSARAEVEASWREGPGALLAASNFAIGVHLFLRAARDLARAAAGQPSFGGFLHERHHAAKRDAPSGTGLRLQEAARTGDPTREWPISSVRAGSIPGEHELVLDAPYESITLRHVARDRRVFAAGALTAGRWLLGRRGVFTLDALFEEG; encoded by the coding sequence ATGGCGCAGGCCATTCGGGCGGAAGCAGAGGCGGCCGGGGAGACGGTGGTCACCACGATCGCTCGCGGAGAGAATCCGGCAGGGGAGGGGATCACTGCTTCGCGGCTGACCGGCGCCGAGGTGGTGTTCGAGTTCTCCACGCCCGAGGCGGTCGTCGACAACCTGCGGGCACTGCATCCGCTCGGACTCGCCGTGGTGTGCGGCACGACCGGATGGGACTCGGCCCGCGCGGAGGTTGAGGCGTCCTGGCGCGAGGGCCCCGGTGCCCTGCTCGCCGCCAGCAACTTTGCGATCGGCGTCCACCTCTTTCTCCGCGCCGCGCGCGATCTGGCACGTGCGGCGGCGGGGCAGCCCTCGTTCGGCGGCTTTCTGCACGAGCGCCACCACGCCGCCAAGCGGGATGCGCCGTCGGGCACGGGACTCCGCTTGCAGGAGGCCGCCCGTACCGGCGACCCGACGCGCGAGTGGCCCATCTCCTCGGTGCGGGCCGGCTCGATCCCGGGCGAGCACGAGCTGGTGCTCGATGCGCCGTATGAATCGATCACCCTGCGGCACGTGGCGCGCGATCGTCGCGTCTTTGCGGCCGGGGCCCTGACGGCAGGACGATGGCTGCTTGGCCGACGCGGCGTATTCACGC